Proteins from one Deinococcus seoulensis genomic window:
- a CDS encoding TolC family protein, translating to MKNTIPTPTPTAARRALPGAARLLALTLALAAPQASAQAATSLTLPGAVTRALSDGADVTTARANLQKAQANLRAVRADPTSPITVLTQAEQDVAAQAATLASTKLNVAQTVITQYLGAYETAARTGVLAAQVELDARQLKIAQAKLAARVATTLDVSRVQNTLDSDRQDLQSARDQLPVLEAQLARSLNLPAGTDLNLSAPPAPPKLSLTLAGLQAGLEKRLPGLVQAANGAAFSALQVKLADNDYTPARTLEDARVAAQNAQLSLGDAQRSALTQVRDAYRSLQDAQERVALSRDSLANAQTSLTQAQARLKAGTAAAVDVQQTQVQTQQATLSVTQAQNNVWRALAALGSAAGTDVTGLVK from the coding sequence ATGAAGAACACGATCCCCACCCCGACCCCCACCGCTGCCCGGCGCGCACTGCCCGGCGCGGCACGCCTGCTGGCCCTGACGCTGGCACTGGCCGCCCCGCAGGCGTCGGCGCAGGCCGCGACCAGCCTGACGCTGCCCGGAGCCGTCACCCGCGCCCTGAGTGACGGCGCGGACGTGACGACCGCGCGCGCCAACCTGCAAAAAGCGCAGGCGAACCTGCGGGCCGTGCGGGCCGACCCGACCTCCCCGATCACGGTCCTCACGCAGGCCGAGCAGGACGTGGCCGCGCAGGCCGCCACGCTGGCCTCCACCAAACTGAACGTCGCGCAGACCGTGATCACGCAGTACCTGGGCGCCTACGAGACGGCTGCCCGCACCGGCGTGCTGGCCGCGCAGGTCGAACTGGACGCCCGGCAGCTGAAGATCGCGCAGGCGAAACTGGCCGCGCGCGTGGCGACCACCCTGGACGTCAGCCGCGTGCAGAACACCCTGGACAGCGACCGCCAGGACCTCCAGAGTGCCCGCGACCAGCTGCCGGTCCTGGAAGCGCAGCTGGCCCGCAGCCTGAACCTGCCGGCCGGCACCGACCTGAACCTGAGCGCCCCGCCCGCCCCGCCGAAACTGAGCCTGACGCTGGCCGGATTGCAGGCCGGGCTGGAAAAACGCCTGCCGGGGCTGGTGCAGGCCGCGAACGGCGCGGCGTTCAGCGCCCTGCAGGTGAAACTGGCCGACAACGACTACACCCCGGCCCGCACCCTGGAAGACGCCCGCGTGGCCGCGCAGAACGCGCAACTCAGCCTGGGTGACGCGCAGCGCAGCGCCCTGACGCAGGTGCGTGACGCCTACCGCAGCCTTCAGGACGCGCAGGAACGCGTGGCGCTGTCGCGTGACAGTCTGGCGAACGCGCAGACCAGCCTCACGCAGGCGCAGGCCCGCCTGAAGGCCGGGACGGCCGCCGCCGTGGACGTGCAGCAGACGCAGGTGCAGACGCAGCAGGCCACGCTGAGCGTCACGCAGGCGCAGAACAACGTATGGCGCGCACTGGCAGCCCTGGGCAGCGCGGCAGGCACCGACGTGACAGGACTGGTGAAATGA
- a CDS encoding TetR/AcrR family transcriptional regulator: MARPRSITDEQIVEAAHEVFLEQGFSATTAAIARRAGVSEGTLFNRFPTKEDLFVAAIGLSNYGRWRPELLAQVGQGEVRRNLERALMSVLDEAELLMPKLMVMFSRGHDPGHNPLLQRLDDPIRSDADALDTYLQAEAGRGRVRPLDASVTALAMMGAVTHYIHRERMLPHMGHDSVERGRFVRGLLDVMWPGMAP, encoded by the coding sequence ATGGCCCGTCCCCGCTCGATCACCGATGAACAGATTGTGGAGGCCGCGCACGAGGTCTTTCTGGAACAGGGCTTCTCGGCCACGACCGCCGCCATCGCCCGCCGCGCCGGGGTGTCCGAGGGCACGCTGTTCAACCGTTTTCCCACCAAGGAGGACCTGTTCGTGGCGGCCATCGGCCTGAGCAACTACGGCCGCTGGCGTCCGGAACTGCTCGCGCAGGTCGGCCAGGGCGAGGTGCGCCGCAACCTGGAACGCGCCCTGATGAGCGTGCTGGACGAGGCCGAACTGCTGATGCCCAAGCTGATGGTGATGTTCTCGCGCGGACACGATCCTGGTCACAACCCGCTGCTGCAACGCCTGGACGACCCGATCCGTTCGGACGCCGACGCCCTCGACACGTACCTGCAGGCCGAGGCGGGGCGTGGCCGTGTCCGTCCGCTGGACGCCTCGGTGACGGCGCTGGCCATGATGGGCGCCGTCACGCACTACATCCACCGCGAGCGGATGCTGCCGCACATGGGGCACGATTCGGTCGAGCGGGGGCGGTTCGTGCGCGGCCTGCTGGACGTCATGTGGCCGGGAATGGCGCCGTGA
- a CDS encoding recombinase family protein, with product MLIGYARSIQAQKQPITQIKELLSAGCQSIFIDNNSGDHLERPVLHRAIESLRPGDTLILQNRDRLSRNATQTTILLGRVAQQGADARFLHDTPRRAPTP from the coding sequence ATGCTGATCGGCTACGCACGCTCCATCCAGGCCCAGAAACAACCCATCACCCAGATCAAGGAACTGCTCAGCGCCGGGTGCCAGTCCATCTTCATCGACAACAACAGCGGCGACCACCTCGAACGCCCGGTCCTGCACCGCGCCATCGAAAGCCTGCGCCCCGGCGACACCCTGATCCTGCAAAACCGCGACCGCCTCAGCCGCAACGCCACCCAGACGACCATCCTGCTCGGCCGCGTCGCGCAGCAGGGCGCCGACGCCCGCTTCCTGCACGACACGCCCCGCCGCGCCCCCACCCCCTGA
- a CDS encoding TolC family protein has protein sequence MTDLPSSLLARPARMTLLTLSVLLGFAGAQQTAPPTATPPAASGAAAPAASLTPLLESLRGAPDWRAADLNYRAAQLTLDSARTRAGLSVTAGVDGSLTRVPWDSGTFTGATTLTVSANLNVLPWAPALEGARSAARSLAGAAVDLRNTRARLTVQVLQAYEGVRGASGALELSRAQLDLARAQLSAAQSQRSDGVLSAEGLLAQQAAFENAQAAQTRAERTQAQATRSLNRLLGAPVTLPAQAGAFAPLPTVTVNGTLPELLDRALSRRPEVARAQAALADAQAGLSAAQLDARFPDVTASVRAGQLSDGAGGSGRLLSGTLNVKQGTLGAQVSVPLKDTSAIPGGVALSLSASLPVFGNTRGTALTQAQLGVTQAQLALDSARQSVELDVRAALDALQNEQDALNAARTTAEQARTALDSARARLNAGLGTALNVRQAELTSLQADQALQSQLNAVTLATLTLAQATTDLDPLLLTSGGTP, from the coding sequence ATGACTGATCTTCCCTCTTCCCTTCTGGCGCGGCCCGCGCGGATGACCCTGCTGACCCTGAGCGTCCTGCTGGGCTTCGCCGGGGCGCAGCAGACCGCGCCGCCCACGGCCACCCCACCGGCGGCCAGCGGCGCCGCGGCCCCGGCCGCCAGCCTGACACCGCTGCTGGAATCGCTGCGCGGCGCCCCCGACTGGCGCGCGGCGGACCTGAACTACCGCGCCGCGCAGCTGACCCTGGACAGCGCCCGCACCCGCGCCGGCCTGAGCGTGACGGCCGGCGTGGACGGCAGCCTGACCCGCGTTCCCTGGGACAGCGGAACGTTCACGGGTGCCACGACCCTCACGGTCAGCGCCAACCTGAACGTGCTGCCGTGGGCTCCGGCCCTCGAGGGCGCCCGCAGCGCCGCGCGTTCCCTGGCGGGCGCGGCGGTGGACCTGCGCAACACCCGCGCGCGCCTGACCGTGCAGGTCCTCCAGGCGTACGAGGGTGTGCGCGGCGCCTCGGGCGCGCTGGAACTTTCACGCGCGCAACTGGACCTGGCCCGCGCGCAACTGAGCGCCGCGCAGTCGCAGCGCAGTGACGGCGTCCTGTCGGCCGAGGGACTGCTGGCGCAGCAGGCGGCGTTCGAGAACGCGCAGGCCGCGCAGACCCGCGCCGAGCGCACGCAGGCGCAGGCGACCCGCAGCCTGAACCGCCTGCTGGGCGCGCCCGTCACGCTGCCCGCCCAGGCAGGGGCGTTCGCGCCGCTCCCCACGGTGACCGTAAACGGCACGCTACCCGAACTGCTGGACCGCGCCCTGTCCCGTCGTCCCGAGGTCGCGCGGGCGCAGGCGGCGCTGGCCGACGCGCAGGCGGGCCTGAGTGCCGCGCAGCTCGACGCGCGCTTCCCGGACGTGACCGCCAGTGTCCGCGCCGGGCAGCTCAGTGACGGAGCGGGCGGCAGCGGCCGCCTGCTGAGCGGCACCCTGAACGTCAAGCAGGGCACCCTGGGCGCGCAGGTCAGCGTGCCGCTGAAGGACACCAGCGCCATTCCGGGCGGCGTGGCCCTGTCGCTCAGCGCGTCGCTGCCGGTGTTCGGGAACACGCGCGGCACCGCCCTGACGCAGGCGCAACTGGGCGTCACGCAGGCGCAACTGGCGCTGGACAGCGCCCGCCAGAGCGTCGAACTCGACGTGCGCGCCGCGCTGGACGCCCTGCAGAACGAGCAGGACGCCCTGAACGCCGCCCGCACGACCGCCGAACAGGCACGCACGGCGCTGGACAGCGCCCGCGCCCGCCTGAACGCCGGACTGGGCACCGCCCTGAACGTCCGGCAGGCCGAACTGACCTCCTTGCAGGCCGATCAGGCGCTGCAATCGCAACTGAACGCCGTGACGCTCGCCACGCTGACCCTGGCGCAGGCCACCACCGACCTCGACCCGCTGCTGCTGACCTCCGGAGGCACCCCATGA
- a CDS encoding PAAR domain-containing protein — protein MPMAARVGDTHTCPQFQGWTPHVGGPVSGGSANVLIGGQPAARAGDPCVCIGPPDTIAQGSATVRINGRPAARLGDSTAHGGVISAGAPTVNIGG, from the coding sequence ATGCCCATGGCCGCCCGCGTCGGAGACACCCACACCTGCCCCCAGTTCCAGGGCTGGACCCCGCACGTCGGCGGGCCGGTCAGCGGCGGCAGCGCCAACGTCCTGATCGGCGGGCAACCCGCCGCCCGCGCCGGTGACCCCTGCGTGTGCATCGGCCCGCCCGACACCATCGCGCAGGGCAGCGCCACCGTCCGCATCAACGGCCGCCCCGCCGCCCGCCTGGGCGACAGCACCGCGCACGGCGGCGTCATCAGCGCCGGAGCGCCCACCGTGAACATCGGCGGCTGA